The following proteins are co-located in the Myroides profundi genome:
- a CDS encoding zinc-dependent metalloprotease, which produces MDKNTVKLSISALIFSYCLAQVPPVYAAKKKNTPKTEKTVTTEKDSTDSKKDDYADLIKKGVYTKGMFNTIQVKTDIYFEIPDSLLNRQFLIVNKLSQVPLEVNDAGANTGMNYENKLITFHKDTIAKKVWVKTITPRVSSPADDAITKSVKTNFIESVLEVFDIEAQSPDSTATVIKVNKVFDGNQKSFNDVLNGLGLPTSIKTNLSYIEGVKTFPENIVVKSLLTTSVNEGSGDLPVSLGVTSNIVLLSEKPMQPRIADKRVGYFTEKHWFFSDAQHKMKEQEFITKWRMEPKEEDVEKYLRGELVEPKKPIVYYIDPATPPQWRAKIIAGVHDWQVAFEKAGFKNAIIAKEPTEEDKDFDIDDVRYSVITYAASPKSNAMGPSVIDPRSGEIIESDIIWWHNVMTSVHSWMRIQTGPIDPKARANKFTDEHMGEAIRFVSSHEVGHTFGLKHNMGSSYAFPVDSLRSKEFTDKMGGTAPSIMDYARYNYVAQPEDGVTAITPQIGLYDKYAIEWGYRWYPNQEEEKTALRKMIEDHQDDPMYFYGEQQSSLNIVDPRSQSEDLGDDAMKASEYGLKNLKIVVDNIIPWTYEEGEDYYEAGKLYMGAIGQWQMYNQHVLNNIGGVYLNHAVYGNNKKAYEPVPYEKQKRAVEYLAKNALHIPTWLFFNEVVENTYSLKDSPVGPFEYSPYSLARELQYSTLYYTLMDERLLRLLENEVQQVELGKEKNFTINDLFSMLNSEIFAPTKKGKSLSILERMTQKNYVDALIIDVNKLFEKTSKKGLLTAHSLQFPTLCNHVEEDNKLRNINYTVMKRVSEVTSYKKSELMNIKNILNKKKNNGDKATRAHYADLINRINEALNL; this is translated from the coding sequence ATGGATAAAAACACGGTTAAACTAAGTATCAGTGCTTTAATATTTTCTTACTGCCTGGCACAGGTACCACCAGTCTATGCTGCTAAGAAAAAGAACACCCCAAAAACTGAAAAAACAGTAACCACAGAAAAAGACTCAACAGATAGTAAAAAAGATGACTATGCTGACCTAATCAAAAAGGGAGTCTATACTAAAGGGATGTTTAATACGATTCAGGTAAAAACTGATATCTATTTTGAAATCCCAGACAGCTTACTAAACCGTCAATTTTTAATTGTTAATAAATTATCTCAAGTTCCTTTAGAAGTGAATGATGCTGGTGCAAATACTGGTATGAACTATGAGAATAAACTGATTACATTTCACAAAGATACGATTGCAAAAAAAGTATGGGTTAAAACAATCACCCCAAGAGTTTCTTCTCCTGCTGATGATGCAATTACTAAATCAGTAAAAACAAACTTTATAGAATCAGTACTAGAAGTATTCGACATTGAAGCTCAAAGTCCAGATTCTACAGCTACTGTAATTAAAGTAAATAAAGTTTTTGACGGAAATCAAAAGAGTTTTAATGATGTATTAAATGGACTAGGTCTTCCTACGTCTATTAAAACAAACTTATCTTATATAGAGGGAGTAAAGACATTCCCTGAGAATATCGTAGTTAAATCTCTATTAACAACAAGTGTTAATGAAGGTTCTGGAGACTTACCTGTATCTTTAGGAGTAACGAGTAATATCGTATTACTATCAGAGAAACCTATGCAACCACGTATAGCTGATAAAAGAGTAGGTTACTTCACAGAGAAACATTGGTTCTTCAGTGATGCGCAACACAAAATGAAAGAACAAGAGTTCATCACGAAGTGGCGCATGGAACCAAAAGAAGAAGATGTAGAAAAATATTTAAGAGGTGAACTAGTAGAGCCTAAAAAACCAATCGTATACTATATAGACCCTGCTACTCCACCCCAATGGAGAGCTAAAATTATAGCAGGGGTACACGATTGGCAAGTAGCATTCGAAAAAGCTGGTTTTAAGAATGCAATTATTGCTAAAGAACCTACTGAAGAAGATAAAGATTTTGATATCGATGATGTGCGCTATTCTGTAATAACGTATGCTGCATCTCCTAAATCTAATGCTATGGGGCCATCTGTAATAGACCCTCGTAGTGGAGAGATTATCGAATCTGATATCATCTGGTGGCATAATGTAATGACTTCTGTTCATAGCTGGATGCGTATACAGACAGGTCCTATTGACCCTAAGGCTAGAGCGAATAAGTTCACTGATGAGCATATGGGAGAAGCTATACGCTTCGTATCATCTCATGAGGTAGGACACACTTTTGGTCTAAAACACAATATGGGTTCTTCTTATGCATTCCCAGTAGATTCTCTACGTTCAAAAGAATTCACTGATAAAATGGGAGGTACTGCTCCATCTATTATGGATTATGCTCGTTATAACTATGTAGCACAACCAGAGGATGGTGTAACTGCTATCACTCCGCAGATCGGTCTATATGACAAATATGCTATCGAGTGGGGTTACCGTTGGTATCCAAATCAAGAAGAAGAAAAAACTGCACTTCGCAAAATGATAGAAGATCATCAGGATGATCCTATGTACTTCTATGGAGAGCAACAAAGTTCACTAAACATCGTAGATCCTCGTTCTCAATCAGAAGATCTAGGAGATGATGCTATGAAAGCTAGTGAATACGGATTAAAGAACTTAAAAATAGTAGTAGATAATATTATTCCTTGGACATACGAAGAAGGAGAGGATTACTATGAAGCTGGTAAATTATACATGGGAGCTATAGGACAATGGCAAATGTATAATCAACACGTGTTAAACAATATCGGAGGGGTTTATCTAAACCATGCAGTATACGGAAACAACAAAAAAGCATACGAGCCTGTCCCTTACGAGAAACAAAAAAGAGCAGTAGAGTATTTGGCTAAAAATGCTTTACATATTCCAACATGGTTGTTCTTTAATGAAGTAGTTGAAAACACATATAGCTTAAAAGACTCTCCTGTAGGTCCATTCGAATACTCACCATATTCGTTAGCTAGAGAACTACAATATTCTACACTGTACTACACCCTAATGGATGAGCGTTTATTACGTCTATTAGAAAATGAAGTACAACAAGTAGAATTAGGTAAAGAGAAAAACTTTACGATAAATGATTTGTTTTCAATGCTTAATAGTGAGATTTTTGCACCCACAAAAAAAGGAAAGAGTTTATCTATCCTAGAGCGTATGACTCAAAAGAACTATGTGGATGCTCTAATCATAGATGTAAACAAGCTATTCGAAAAGACTAGTAAAAAAGGTTTACTAACTGCGCACTCTCTTCAGTTCCCTACTCTATGTAATCATGTAGAAGAGGATAACAAGTTGAGAAACATTAATTACACTGTAATGAAGCGAGTATCAGAAGTTACTTCTTACAAGAAAAGTGAATTAATGAATATCAAAAACATTCTGAATAAAAAGAAAAACAACGGAGATAAAGCTACTCGTGCACACTATGCTGATCTAATCAATAGAATAAACGAAGCTTTAAATCTATAG
- a CDS encoding exo-beta-N-acetylmuramidase NamZ family protein, producing MISNSSFKNTLLFLVCLLALSVNFNTYAKNTSNTHDNNNTISVGAERLSAYFELVKGKNVGVLTNQTGVIKNADGSYTSTVDFLLENKVNVKKIYAPEHGFRGTADAGELVKDGKDTKTGLPIISLYGNNKKPSADQLKNIDIILFDLQDVGARFYTYISSLHYLMEACAEQNIPVIVLDRPNPNIAIIDGPTLDMKNKSFVGMHPIPAMHGMTIGEYAKMINGEKWLANGVQCDLTVISVDNYTRQMSYSLPVAPSPNLPNDQAINLYASLCFFEGTNVSSGRGTDLQFQIYGSPFLTKMPYQFTPKPNAGAKDPMNNGKLCYGENLSKENKVSKIELRWLLKAYNSSTNKDKFFTNFFIKLAGTADLKAQITAGKTEKEIRQSWQSGLDKFKITRQPYLLYHN from the coding sequence ATGATATCGAATTCAAGTTTCAAAAATACATTATTATTCTTAGTCTGTCTATTAGCACTAAGTGTTAATTTTAATACTTATGCAAAAAACACCTCTAATACACATGATAATAACAATACGATCTCAGTAGGAGCCGAACGATTATCTGCTTACTTTGAATTAGTAAAAGGCAAAAATGTAGGAGTACTGACTAACCAGACAGGAGTGATTAAAAATGCTGATGGCTCTTATACCTCTACAGTGGACTTCTTGTTAGAAAACAAAGTAAATGTAAAGAAAATCTATGCCCCTGAGCACGGCTTTAGAGGTACAGCTGATGCTGGTGAACTTGTAAAAGATGGCAAGGATACGAAGACAGGCTTACCTATCATTTCTCTATATGGGAATAATAAAAAACCTTCTGCTGATCAATTAAAAAACATTGACATTATATTATTTGATTTACAGGATGTAGGAGCGAGATTTTATACTTATATTTCTTCTCTACACTATCTAATGGAAGCGTGTGCAGAACAGAATATCCCAGTTATCGTATTAGACAGACCTAATCCTAATATCGCGATTATAGATGGTCCTACATTAGATATGAAGAATAAAAGCTTCGTAGGAATGCATCCTATTCCTGCGATGCATGGAATGACAATAGGTGAATATGCTAAAATGATCAATGGAGAGAAATGGTTAGCGAATGGAGTACAGTGTGACCTGACTGTAATCTCTGTAGATAACTATACTAGACAGATGAGCTACTCACTACCTGTAGCACCATCACCTAATCTACCTAATGATCAGGCTATAAATCTATATGCTAGTTTATGCTTCTTCGAGGGGACTAATGTTAGCTCTGGTAGAGGGACAGACTTACAGTTTCAGATATATGGTTCACCTTTCTTAACGAAAATGCCTTATCAGTTCACTCCTAAGCCTAACGCTGGTGCTAAAGATCCTATGAACAATGGTAAACTGTGCTATGGAGAGAATTTATCTAAAGAGAATAAAGTGTCTAAAATAGAACTAAGATGGTTGTTAAAAGCATATAATAGCTCTACGAATAAAGATAAATTCTTTACTAACTTCTTTATAAAACTAGCGGGTACTGCTGACTTAAAAGCTCAAATCACAGCTGGTAAAACAGAGAAAGAAATTCGTCAATCATGGCAAAGTGGGCTAGACAAATTTAAGATTACACGTCAGCCTTATTTACTATATCACAACTAA
- a CDS encoding RagB/SusD family nutrient uptake outer membrane protein, whose product MKKTILILSSLFLSLSFVSCDDFLDIQPSGKIIPETVEDYHKLMFTAYVNYPNHKSLSNFRTDEVKITIDEESSKILSVKDVYTYQDVNPSKQTLSFGYTQFYKTIFYTNDLINNGVNTMQVGDQKEQLLGEAYGLRALAYFDLTNLYAKPYDKATAATEPGIVLQLTHEIENKKKKSTIAEVYTQIHSDINNAKKHLKVTSFEIGENHRFTLAAIYALEAKVNLYEKEYEAALVSVDKALQYKSELQNLNKDINTSVASFKSVESILALEEGLTEGIQEIALVSDELYNIYDRESDLRFNTSFQLVKGEYISKKTGNGEMKASFRTSELYMIKAEALGHLNRLAEAKSTIEKLIVSRYKPEAAAKVIQQLSGLDQKGFISFILDERNKEFALEGHRWFDLRRLNQKKIVHKFGNDTFILTENDLRYTLPFPKEARENNPNL is encoded by the coding sequence ATGAAAAAAACAATATTAATATTAAGTAGTTTATTCTTAAGTCTATCCTTTGTTAGTTGTGATGACTTCTTAGATATACAGCCAAGTGGAAAAATTATTCCTGAAACAGTTGAAGATTATCACAAGTTAATGTTCACTGCTTATGTAAACTACCCAAATCATAAATCTTTAAGTAATTTCCGTACAGATGAAGTAAAGATTACAATAGATGAAGAATCTTCAAAAATTTTGTCTGTAAAAGATGTTTACACTTATCAAGATGTAAATCCATCTAAACAAACTCTTAGTTTTGGATATACTCAATTTTACAAAACCATTTTCTATACAAATGATTTGATTAATAATGGAGTAAATACCATGCAAGTAGGAGATCAAAAAGAACAATTATTAGGAGAAGCTTATGGGTTAAGAGCTTTAGCATACTTTGACTTGACTAATCTATATGCTAAACCTTATGACAAAGCAACTGCTGCAACAGAACCTGGTATTGTCTTACAATTAACACACGAAATAGAAAATAAAAAGAAGAAATCAACAATAGCTGAAGTTTATACTCAAATACATTCTGATATAAACAATGCAAAAAAACACCTAAAAGTAACTTCTTTTGAAATAGGAGAAAATCATCGCTTCACATTAGCTGCAATATACGCTTTAGAAGCAAAAGTAAATCTTTATGAAAAAGAATACGAAGCAGCTCTTGTAAGTGTAGATAAAGCTTTACAATACAAAAGTGAATTACAAAATCTAAATAAAGATATTAATACATCTGTAGCAAGCTTTAAATCTGTCGAATCAATCTTAGCTTTAGAAGAAGGTTTAACTGAAGGTATACAAGAAATTGCTTTAGTCTCTGATGAATTATATAATATTTATGATAGAGAAAGTGATTTGCGTTTTAATACTTCATTTCAACTAGTAAAAGGAGAATACATTAGTAAAAAAACAGGAAATGGAGAGATGAAAGCATCATTCCGTACTTCTGAGTTATACATGATTAAAGCGGAAGCATTAGGTCACTTAAACAGATTAGCAGAAGCTAAAAGTACAATAGAAAAATTGATAGTTAGCAGATATAAGCCAGAAGCTGCTGCAAAGGTAATACAGCAACTTTCTGGTTTAGATCAAAAAGGATTTATCTCTTTTATACTTGACGAAAGAAATAAAGAGTTCGCTTTAGAAGGTCACAGATGGTTTGACTTAAGACGTTTAAACCAAAAGAAAATAGTACACAAATTTGGTAATGACACGTTTATTCTAACAGAAAATGATTTGAGATATACGTTGCCATTCCCAAAAGAAGCAAGAGAAAACAACCCAAATCTATAG
- a CDS encoding SusC/RagA family TonB-linked outer membrane protein, with product MKKLFLLFSLLTISLAFAQEKRVITGLVQDSVDKLGLPGASVIVETQTVSNATSQAGIVESTSIGTMTDFDGNFTLEVPQDTKSIRISFIGYESKLITLNTKGHYVVTLGADPDILNEVVITGYQTIEKRKLTSSVAQVSMAEINQTGVASVDQMLAGQVAGMAVVNQTGAPGAPAKIRIRGTASLSGAQDPLWVLDGMPLEGNDVPNFNDKDNIDQLQNFSIAGLNPDDIQDITILKDASATAIYGARAANGVILITTKKGKKGDMKVNFTANTFVNQRPDFKKLNLMNSDQKVDFELMLAGRSDIFNDRSNQGEVMRILNGSNELDMYRNGGFDALSSATQASINNLRKTNTDWGKEIFRPTFNKQYGLSLSGGSDVNDYYFSLGYFNEEGTTIGTGFERFNITLKDNYQVSDKLKVGISLFGTHSKKNNFVTDADAAINPINYSRNANPYLAPYNTDGSYMYDKDISGYEDRYVPFNFAEERTNTSYELVNKSFKAVFDLEYQILNDLKLTSQLGLQLDKSDTEKYLGKETYSTRKFKEATRYYDRATKTYKYFLPDGGIIENFNDDMFQYNWKTQATYNAIFNDMHEVDVMAGMEIRKSDQTIIKSKGFGYDANTLTTKPIIFPEGSTESKEKKYETYKKTVNENAYASFFATASYTYNRKYTVFGSVRADGSNLFGVDPKYRYVPLWAVSGSWDVTRESFMENLDFVSNLRLRASYGLQGNIDKTTSPFLIGEYNTSTILPGYPGQTIQVTAAPNGTLRWEKTTNTNLGFDLGLFNNRISIGFDAYNRKSTDLIGLKALPLETGFEFTNMNWAQVTNKGYEIAITTRNISTPDFSWTTTFNFARNKSKVDKIQIFDNETLPSREGLPVNSVFHIKTAGFDEKGNLLFWKEGEKVTGKEFFKLYDPMADFMPGYMVDTNLTPEEYRNLYSYAGDKDPKFTGGLINTVRVKNFDLTVSAAFNIKQTVQKTPSYNAAKVDPGRNYTTDLLDIWSPNNPNGSLPGLLANDNQGNYNTDNDNWMLAKWFDGGDSGNSYKYLDIWTKEISYVRISSIRLGYSLPKDLLRKLNVDNIRFTVEGRNLFVFGTNYDGYFDPETYGNIYTQPIQKSFTLGLNVTF from the coding sequence ATGAAAAAACTTTTTCTCCTTTTCTCACTCCTTACTATTTCTCTTGCCTTCGCGCAAGAGAAAAGAGTGATCACTGGTCTTGTCCAAGATAGCGTGGACAAGCTAGGATTACCTGGTGCCTCAGTAATTGTAGAGACACAGACAGTGTCTAATGCTACATCACAAGCAGGTATCGTAGAAAGTACTAGTATTGGTACTATGACTGATTTTGATGGTAACTTTACCTTAGAAGTACCACAGGATACTAAAAGCATTCGTATCAGTTTTATCGGATATGAATCTAAATTAATCACTTTAAATACTAAAGGTCATTATGTAGTGACTTTAGGTGCTGACCCTGATATTTTAAATGAAGTGGTTATCACAGGATACCAAACAATCGAAAAAAGAAAGCTTACATCATCAGTAGCTCAGGTGAGTATGGCTGAAATCAACCAAACTGGTGTAGCTAGTGTGGATCAGATGTTAGCTGGACAAGTAGCGGGTATGGCAGTAGTGAACCAAACTGGTGCTCCTGGTGCTCCTGCTAAGATTAGAATACGTGGTACGGCTTCTTTATCTGGAGCTCAAGATCCATTATGGGTACTAGATGGTATGCCACTAGAAGGTAACGATGTACCGAACTTTAATGATAAAGATAATATCGATCAACTTCAAAATTTCTCTATTGCAGGATTAAATCCAGACGATATACAAGACATTACGATTCTAAAAGATGCTTCTGCTACAGCTATCTACGGAGCTAGGGCAGCTAATGGAGTAATCTTAATCACAACTAAGAAAGGGAAAAAAGGTGATATGAAAGTAAACTTTACAGCTAATACTTTTGTAAACCAGAGACCTGACTTCAAGAAATTAAACTTAATGAACTCGGATCAGAAAGTTGATTTTGAGTTAATGTTAGCAGGAAGATCTGATATATTTAATGATCGATCTAATCAAGGTGAAGTAATGCGTATCTTAAATGGAAGTAATGAATTAGATATGTATAGAAACGGTGGCTTTGATGCATTATCATCTGCTACTCAAGCTTCTATTAACAACCTTAGAAAAACAAATACAGACTGGGGTAAAGAAATCTTCCGACCTACATTCAATAAACAATATGGACTAAGTCTCTCAGGTGGTTCTGATGTAAATGATTACTATTTCTCATTAGGATACTTTAATGAAGAAGGAACAACTATCGGTACAGGATTTGAACGTTTTAACATTACCTTAAAAGATAACTATCAAGTAAGTGATAAGCTTAAAGTAGGAATATCTCTATTTGGAACACATTCTAAAAAGAATAATTTCGTAACAGATGCTGATGCTGCTATTAACCCTATTAACTACTCTAGAAATGCAAATCCATACTTAGCTCCTTACAATACAGATGGTAGTTATATGTACGATAAAGATATCTCAGGATATGAAGATAGATACGTACCTTTTAACTTTGCAGAAGAAAGAACGAATACAAGTTATGAGTTAGTTAATAAATCTTTTAAAGCTGTATTTGATTTAGAATACCAAATCTTGAATGATTTAAAATTAACCTCTCAATTAGGTTTACAACTTGACAAAAGTGATACAGAAAAGTATTTAGGAAAAGAGACATACTCTACACGTAAGTTTAAAGAAGCTACTAGATATTATGATAGAGCTACTAAAACATATAAGTATTTCTTACCTGATGGAGGTATTATAGAAAACTTTAATGATGATATGTTCCAATACAACTGGAAAACACAGGCTACTTATAACGCAATCTTCAACGATATGCATGAAGTAGATGTAATGGCAGGTATGGAGATTAGAAAATCTGATCAAACAATCATTAAGTCAAAAGGTTTTGGTTATGATGCTAATACCTTAACTACTAAACCTATTATATTCCCAGAGGGAAGTACAGAATCAAAAGAAAAAAAATATGAAACTTATAAAAAGACTGTAAACGAAAATGCTTATGCATCATTCTTTGCAACTGCTTCATATACATACAACAGAAAATATACTGTCTTTGGAAGTGTAAGAGCCGATGGTTCTAACTTATTCGGTGTTGACCCTAAATACAGATACGTACCACTATGGGCTGTCTCTGGATCTTGGGATGTAACAAGAGAAAGTTTTATGGAAAACTTAGATTTCGTAAGTAATCTACGTTTACGTGCTTCTTATGGATTACAAGGAAATATAGACAAAACAACTTCTCCATTCTTGATTGGAGAATACAATACATCAACAATATTACCAGGATATCCAGGGCAAACAATACAGGTAACTGCTGCACCTAATGGTACTTTGCGTTGGGAGAAAACAACAAATACTAACCTAGGTTTTGATTTAGGTTTGTTCAACAATAGAATTTCTATTGGATTTGATGCCTACAACAGAAAAAGTACAGACCTAATAGGTCTTAAAGCATTACCTCTTGAGACAGGGTTTGAATTTACAAATATGAACTGGGCCCAAGTAACGAATAAAGGGTATGAGATTGCTATTACAACTAGAAATATCTCTACACCTGATTTCTCTTGGACTACAACGTTCAACTTCGCTCGCAATAAAAGTAAGGTAGATAAAATTCAAATATTCGATAACGAGACTTTACCATCAAGAGAAGGATTACCTGTAAATTCAGTATTCCATATTAAAACAGCTGGTTTTGATGAAAAAGGGAACTTATTATTCTGGAAAGAAGGTGAAAAAGTAACAGGAAAAGAATTCTTTAAATTATATGATCCTATGGCTGATTTCATGCCTGGTTATATGGTTGATACCAATCTGACCCCTGAAGAGTACCGTAACTTATATTCTTATGCAGGTGATAAAGATCCTAAATTCACTGGAGGTCTTATTAATACAGTAAGAGTTAAGAACTTTGATCTAACAGTATCTGCTGCTTTTAACATAAAGCAAACGGTACAAAAAACACCTTCTTACAATGCAGCTAAAGTTGACCCAGGAAGAAATTATACAACTGATTTATTAGATATATGGTCTCCTAATAACCCTAACGGATCATTGCCTGGTTTACTTGCTAATGATAATCAAGGAAATTATAATACAGATAATGACAATTGGATGTTAGCAAAATGGTTTGATGGTGGAGATAGTGGAAACTCTTATAAATACTTAGATATCTGGACTAAAGAAATTAGTTATGTTCGTATTAGTAGTATTCGTTTAGGATACTCACTACCAAAAGACCTATTAAGAAAATTAAATGTTGATAATATCAGATTTACAGTTGAAGGTCGTAATTTATTTGTATTTGGAACAAATTATGATGGTTATTTCGATCCAGAAACGTATGGTAATATCTATACACAACCAATCCAAAAGTCATTCACTCTAGGATTAAATGTAACTTTCTAA
- a CDS encoding histidine kinase — MAIGIVILMITIGAIYMLSSSINQSNEDTYKYITSKNFYQKLRSLELEFNKIDRHLNSLDHITKNTPVGQLSLKYETLNQMYNLDGVVSLNWYFRVNQNNEIIEAHIGRDKEIDKDNIFNKIILANPDHSHKNTFVEQNGFQYWLMYHSTPIANNERLIYGIVVDMALYHKYLTNIDVTTPNYAYIFTKDGLCIYHPEDSLMGKNVFELSNFSAQDTVRKTDPANPPIVNSEYLNLEVFRFISPFKSENFSGYITVNFPKFNVDDNIKPIRRNTILIFLTTVTILFSLFYIFSMANKKAYLEKELLAVENEKISKEKALIQLQQLKNQINPHFLFNSLNSLYMLIELEPKTAQKFTLNLSKTYRYLITPPAENIVDIENEVEFIEKYITLQKTRFTKELHFDLLDQRTEKSHQKIPFLGLQICVENALKHNIATTEHPLFIEILIHDDEVIITNNYQPKKTTSESELFGLKYLDSIYNYYNVIGYETKCEEGKFICILPLIKC, encoded by the coding sequence ATGGCTATCGGAATCGTTATTCTAATGATTACGATAGGTGCTATATATATGTTGAGTTCTTCTATTAATCAAAGCAATGAAGACACTTATAAGTATATCACCTCTAAAAACTTTTATCAAAAGCTACGTTCGTTAGAACTAGAGTTTAATAAAATAGATCGTCATCTAAACTCTCTAGACCATATTACTAAAAACACTCCAGTAGGTCAACTTTCTCTAAAGTATGAGACGCTTAATCAGATGTATAACCTAGATGGTGTAGTCTCTCTAAACTGGTACTTCAGAGTAAATCAGAACAATGAGATTATAGAGGCTCATATAGGCAGAGATAAAGAGATAGATAAGGATAATATATTCAATAAAATAATCTTAGCGAACCCTGATCATTCTCATAAAAACACTTTTGTAGAACAAAATGGTTTCCAATACTGGCTGATGTATCACAGTACGCCTATCGCTAATAACGAACGACTGATTTATGGTATCGTGGTAGATATGGCGCTATATCATAAATATCTAACGAATATAGATGTGACGACACCAAACTACGCTTATATATTCACTAAAGACGGGTTATGCATTTATCATCCAGAAGATAGTCTGATGGGTAAAAATGTATTTGAGCTTAGTAACTTCTCTGCTCAAGATACCGTTCGCAAAACAGATCCTGCTAATCCTCCTATCGTTAACTCTGAGTACTTAAACTTAGAAGTATTCCGATTTATCAGTCCTTTTAAATCCGAAAACTTCTCTGGCTATATTACGGTCAACTTTCCCAAGTTTAACGTGGATGATAATATCAAACCGATTAGACGCAATACGATTCTTATCTTTCTGACAACCGTAACTATTCTATTCTCTCTGTTTTATATCTTTAGTATGGCGAATAAAAAAGCCTATCTAGAGAAAGAGTTATTAGCTGTAGAAAATGAGAAGATTAGTAAAGAGAAAGCTTTAATTCAATTGCAACAATTAAAGAATCAGATTAATCCTCATTTCTTATTTAATTCGCTGAACTCTCTCTATATGCTTATAGAGCTAGAGCCTAAAACAGCACAGAAGTTTACATTAAATTTAAGTAAAACTTACCGTTACTTAATAACACCTCCTGCAGAAAACATTGTAGACATAGAGAATGAAGTAGAGTTTATAGAAAAGTATATCACGCTACAGAAAACCAGATTTACGAAAGAATTACACTTTGATTTACTTGATCAAAGAACAGAAAAATCACATCAAAAAATTCCGTTTTTAGGATTGCAAATCTGTGTAGAAAATGCGCTTAAACACAATATAGCTACTACAGAACATCCTTTATTTATAGAGATATTAATCCATGATGATGAAGTAATTATCACAAATAATTATCAACCTAAAAAGACTACTTCAGAGAGTGAGCTTTTTGGTCTAAAATACTTAGATTCAATCTATAACTATTATAACGTTATAGGATACGAGACAAAATGTGAAGAAGGTAAATTTATTTGCATTTTGCCTTTGATCAAATGTTAA